In Microbacterium sp. AB, a single genomic region encodes these proteins:
- a CDS encoding hemolysin family protein, whose protein sequence is MTEPLLLIGAVLLLSIGGLTSALDAALSVSSRSDLIDLATAGRSPRALAHIADDPDTHASAIGFLRVLAETAAAVFATVAFVLLFDNVWWAILATIAVMTGLSFVAVASSPRSVGRRHSEALLSWFAPFVRIVRMVLGPLTVALVLVGNRVTPGAGRGSFESEDQLLSMVDEAASNDLIEADDRDLIHSVFDFTDQVVRVVMVPRTEMVTVDTDASVREAMRIFFEQGMSRLPVVDGEVDDVVGVLYLKDLVQHAFREGDAWQDATIVRALGRPAVFVPEQMRAETLLQQMKRDAVHVCLVVDEYGGVAGLVTLEDLIEELVGEISDEYDTPSKEIVELADGSFRVSASLGLDEVGDLFGLELDDEDVDSIGGLLGKRLGRVPQPGDAAEADGLVLTGGTSRGRGRGIATVFVDRSEALKAVDDVRGRHPRTGDIAVPSRTDAGDAVEPGRKNGGGKPAAAANGARVHKSVAGRDGHDA, encoded by the coding sequence ATGACCGAGCCCCTTCTCCTCATCGGAGCCGTCCTCCTCCTCTCGATCGGCGGGCTCACATCGGCGCTCGACGCGGCGCTGTCGGTGAGCTCGCGCTCCGATCTCATCGACCTCGCGACGGCGGGCCGCAGCCCGCGGGCCCTGGCCCACATCGCCGACGACCCCGACACGCACGCGAGCGCCATCGGCTTTCTCCGCGTGCTCGCCGAGACCGCCGCGGCGGTCTTCGCGACGGTGGCCTTCGTCCTCCTCTTCGACAACGTCTGGTGGGCGATCCTCGCGACGATCGCCGTCATGACGGGGCTCTCCTTCGTCGCCGTGGCGTCGAGCCCCCGTTCGGTGGGGCGACGTCACTCCGAGGCTCTCCTGTCGTGGTTCGCTCCGTTCGTCCGCATCGTGCGCATGGTGCTGGGCCCCCTCACGGTCGCCCTCGTGCTCGTCGGCAACCGCGTCACGCCGGGCGCCGGGCGCGGCAGCTTCGAGTCCGAGGACCAGCTGCTGAGCATGGTCGACGAGGCCGCGTCGAACGACCTCATCGAGGCCGACGACCGCGATCTCATCCACTCGGTGTTCGACTTCACCGACCAGGTGGTGCGCGTGGTCATGGTGCCGCGCACCGAGATGGTCACGGTCGACACCGACGCCTCCGTCCGCGAGGCGATGCGGATCTTCTTCGAGCAGGGCATGTCGCGTCTCCCCGTCGTCGACGGGGAGGTCGACGACGTCGTCGGCGTGCTGTACCTCAAGGACCTCGTGCAGCACGCGTTCCGAGAGGGCGACGCGTGGCAGGACGCGACCATCGTCCGGGCCCTCGGAAGACCGGCGGTGTTCGTGCCCGAGCAGATGCGCGCCGAGACCCTGCTGCAGCAGATGAAGCGGGACGCCGTGCACGTGTGCCTCGTCGTCGACGAGTACGGAGGCGTCGCGGGGCTCGTCACGCTCGAGGACCTCATCGAGGAGCTCGTCGGCGAGATCTCGGACGAATACGACACGCCCTCCAAGGAGATCGTCGAGCTCGCCGACGGGAGCTTCCGCGTCAGCGCGAGCCTCGGCCTGGACGAGGTCGGGGACCTGTTCGGGCTCGAGCTCGACGACGAGGACGTCGACTCGATCGGCGGTCTGCTCGGCAAGCGGCTGGGCCGTGTGCCCCAGCCGGGAGACGCGGCGGAGGCCGACGGCCTCGTCCTCACCGGAGGCACCTCGCGCGGGCGGGGCCGGGGCATCGCGACGGTGTTCGTCGATCGCAGCGAGGCGCTGAAGGCCGTGGACGACGTCCGAGGCCGACATCCGCGCACGGGCGACATCGCCGTCCCGTCGCGGACGGACGCCGGCGACGCCGTCGAGCCGGGGAGGAAGAACGGCGGCGGGAAGCCTGCCGCCGCCGCGAACGGCGCGCGCGTGCACAAGAGCGTCGCAGGAAGGGACGGACACGATGCCTGA
- a CDS encoding serine hydrolase domain-containing protein, with product MTAARKALDRFVHGVDGEALGAHGVHVLVGDDAAEHRWRADDREDIHSAAKGVCALAVGMAVDEGLVSIDEPVATYLPGFALGDGVAEVTLRHLLTMTSGIDLPWTPDELDAWTDLAAEMLRRPSRGRVFQYANASTYTAMRALGALVGDVCDWLTPRLFAPLGIRDVRWRRCPRGWIAGGDGLELRTRELARIGRLLRDRGAWEGEQLVSASWVDGMHRGGVDAGGQGIYARYGMSTWSGPGDAWRLHGAYGQFVIVDQAHDAVITITAHEETRGDRMAELAHAALRG from the coding sequence GTGACCGCCGCCCGGAAGGCGCTCGACCGATTCGTCCACGGCGTCGACGGCGAGGCGCTCGGAGCGCACGGCGTGCACGTGCTCGTCGGCGACGACGCGGCGGAGCACCGGTGGCGCGCCGACGACCGAGAGGACATCCACTCCGCCGCGAAGGGCGTGTGCGCGCTCGCCGTCGGAATGGCCGTGGACGAGGGGCTCGTCTCGATCGACGAGCCCGTCGCGACGTACCTCCCCGGATTCGCCCTCGGCGACGGCGTGGCCGAGGTCACCCTGCGGCACCTGCTCACGATGACGAGCGGCATCGACCTCCCGTGGACGCCGGACGAGCTCGACGCGTGGACCGACCTCGCGGCGGAGATGCTCCGCCGCCCCTCGCGCGGACGCGTCTTCCAGTACGCCAACGCCAGCACCTACACCGCGATGCGGGCGCTCGGGGCGCTGGTCGGCGACGTGTGCGACTGGCTGACGCCGCGCCTCTTCGCGCCGCTCGGCATCCGCGACGTGCGGTGGCGGCGGTGCCCTCGCGGATGGATCGCCGGCGGCGACGGACTCGAGCTGCGCACACGAGAGCTCGCCCGCATCGGCCGGCTGCTGCGGGATCGCGGCGCGTGGGAGGGCGAGCAGCTCGTCTCCGCGTCGTGGGTCGACGGGATGCACCGAGGCGGGGTCGACGCGGGAGGCCAGGGCATCTACGCGCGCTACGGGATGTCGACGTGGAGCGGCCCGGGCGATGCGTGGCGGCTCCACGGAGCGTACGGGCAGTTCGTGATCGTCGACCAGGCGCACGACGCGGTCATCACGATCACGGCGCACGAGGAGACGCGCGGCGACAGGATGGCCGAGCTCGCGCACGCGGCACTGCGCGGCTGA
- the ybeY gene encoding rRNA maturation RNase YbeY translates to MIDVNNESGIGVDESVLLRLAQHDLAQLHVSPDSEVAIVLVDEGAMEALHVQWMDEPGPTDVLSFPMDELRPGTDDMPTPAGLLGDIVLCPQVAEGQAATAGHSLMDELILLTTHGLLHLLGYDHAEPEEHRVMFGLQDRLIQSFADEERRRPRA, encoded by the coding sequence ATGATCGACGTCAACAACGAGTCCGGGATCGGCGTCGACGAGAGCGTCCTGCTGCGTCTCGCCCAGCACGACCTCGCCCAGCTCCACGTGAGCCCCGACTCCGAGGTCGCGATCGTCCTCGTCGACGAGGGCGCCATGGAGGCCCTGCACGTGCAGTGGATGGACGAGCCGGGCCCGACGGACGTCCTGAGCTTCCCGATGGACGAGCTGAGGCCGGGCACGGACGACATGCCGACCCCGGCGGGTCTCCTCGGCGACATCGTGCTGTGCCCGCAGGTCGCCGAGGGGCAGGCCGCGACGGCCGGCCACTCGCTCATGGACGAGCTCATCCTCCTCACGACGCACGGGCTGCTCCACCTCCTCGGCTACGACCACGCCGAGCCCGAGGAGCACCGGGTGATGTTCGGTCTGCAGGACCGGCTCATCCAGAGCTTCGCGGACGAGGAACGCAGACGACCGCGCGCATGA
- a CDS encoding HIT domain-containing protein: protein MSEPSIFTRILRGDIPGDIVAETDRVFAITDISPRAPLHLLVIPKTEDYRDVAELAAGDPDLLAEVVAVAQGLADERAGGQFRLIFNTGADAGQTVFHVHAHVLAGDLQEKSLVGN from the coding sequence ATGAGCGAGCCGTCGATCTTCACGCGCATCCTGCGGGGCGACATCCCGGGCGACATCGTCGCGGAGACCGACAGGGTCTTCGCGATCACCGACATCAGCCCGCGGGCGCCGCTGCACCTGCTCGTCATCCCCAAGACGGAGGATTACCGCGACGTCGCCGAGCTCGCAGCCGGCGACCCCGATCTGCTCGCCGAGGTGGTCGCGGTGGCCCAGGGGCTCGCCGACGAGCGCGCGGGCGGGCAGTTCCGACTGATCTTCAACACCGGCGCAGACGCGGGCCAGACCGTGTTCCACGTGCATGCGCACGTGCTCGCCGGAGACCTCCAGGAGAAGAGCCTCGTTGGCAACTGA
- the leuA gene encoding 2-isopropylmalate synthase: protein MKNTQKPSGMPFHRYRPFHEQFTVDLPDRTWPAKRIEKAPRWCAVDLRDGNQALIDPMSPERKRVMFDLLVSLGYKEIEVGFPSASQTDFDFVRQLVEEDLIPDDVTIQVLTQAREHLIARTYEAIKGAKQAIVHLYNSTSALQREVVFRTDEQGVIDIALAGARWCKQYEATVPETTVYYEYSPESYTGTELEFAARICNEVMTVLVPTPERKIILNLPATVEMATPNVYADSIEWMGRHLDNRENVILSLHPHNDRGTAIAAAELGYLAGADRIEGCLFGNGERTGNVDLVALGVNLFTQGIDPQIDFSDIDQVKRTVEYCNQLPVPERSPWAGDLVFTAFSGSHQDAIKKGFEAMEAQAKEQGVPVDDVEWAVPYLPVDPKDLGRSYEAVIRVNSQSGKGGVAYLLKADHSLDLPRKLQIEFSGVVQAKTDAEGGEVTSEQIWSVFQDEYLPASAAEHRWGRFELLGTRSNRDASGDGTLSVTLRDGEETVEAAASGNGPIAAFLEIVRSQGVDVTLYDYVEHTLSASAEAQAAAYIELQVDDQRLWGVGIDGDIATASLKAIVSAVNRSIRARQNELVTA, encoded by the coding sequence ATGAAGAACACCCAGAAGCCCAGCGGCATGCCGTTCCACCGCTATCGTCCGTTCCACGAGCAGTTCACCGTCGACCTGCCGGACCGCACCTGGCCCGCCAAGCGCATCGAGAAGGCTCCGCGCTGGTGCGCCGTCGACCTGCGCGACGGCAATCAGGCCCTCATCGATCCCATGAGCCCCGAGCGCAAGCGCGTCATGTTCGATCTCCTCGTGAGCCTCGGCTACAAGGAGATCGAGGTGGGCTTCCCCTCGGCGAGCCAGACCGACTTCGACTTCGTGCGCCAGCTCGTCGAGGAGGATCTCATCCCCGACGACGTCACGATCCAGGTTCTGACCCAGGCGCGCGAGCACCTCATCGCCCGCACCTACGAGGCGATCAAGGGCGCCAAGCAGGCGATCGTGCACCTGTACAACTCCACGAGCGCGCTCCAGCGCGAGGTCGTCTTCCGCACCGACGAGCAGGGCGTGATCGACATCGCGCTCGCCGGTGCGCGCTGGTGCAAGCAGTACGAGGCGACCGTGCCCGAGACGACCGTGTACTACGAGTACTCGCCGGAGTCGTACACGGGCACCGAGCTGGAGTTCGCCGCCCGGATCTGCAACGAGGTCATGACCGTGCTCGTGCCGACGCCCGAGCGGAAGATCATCCTGAACCTTCCCGCGACCGTGGAGATGGCGACGCCGAACGTCTACGCCGACTCGATCGAGTGGATGGGTCGCCATCTCGACAACCGTGAGAACGTCATCCTCTCACTGCACCCCCACAACGACCGCGGAACCGCCATCGCCGCCGCCGAGCTGGGCTACCTCGCGGGCGCCGACCGCATCGAGGGATGCCTGTTCGGCAACGGCGAGCGCACGGGCAACGTCGACCTCGTCGCGCTGGGCGTCAACCTGTTCACGCAGGGCATCGACCCGCAGATCGACTTCAGCGACATCGACCAGGTCAAGCGCACCGTCGAGTACTGCAACCAGCTGCCCGTGCCCGAGCGCAGCCCGTGGGCGGGAGACCTCGTCTTCACCGCGTTCAGCGGGTCGCACCAGGACGCCATCAAGAAGGGCTTCGAGGCGATGGAGGCCCAGGCGAAGGAGCAGGGCGTCCCGGTCGACGACGTCGAGTGGGCCGTCCCCTATCTGCCCGTGGACCCGAAGGATCTCGGCCGCTCGTACGAGGCGGTCATCCGCGTGAACTCGCAGTCGGGCAAGGGCGGCGTCGCCTACCTGCTCAAGGCCGATCATTCGCTCGATCTGCCGCGCAAGCTCCAGATCGAGTTCTCCGGCGTCGTCCAGGCCAAGACCGACGCCGAGGGCGGCGAGGTGACGAGCGAGCAGATCTGGTCGGTCTTCCAGGACGAGTACCTGCCGGCGTCCGCCGCGGAGCACCGCTGGGGGCGGTTCGAGCTGCTCGGCACGAGATCGAACCGTGACGCCTCCGGCGACGGCACCCTGTCGGTGACGCTGCGCGACGGCGAGGAGACCGTGGAGGCGGCGGCCTCCGGCAACGGACCGATCGCCGCGTTCCTCGAGATCGTCCGATCCCAGGGAGTGGACGTCACCCTCTACGACTACGTCGAGCACACGCTCAGCGCATCGGCGGAGGCGCAGGCGGCCGCATACATCGAGCTGCAG
- a CDS encoding PhoH family protein, with amino-acid sequence MVRLLGPQDRLLRMVEKEHPAVDVHVRGNEITLTGVAASVRAARALVDELLQLTRDGHDLGPSDIATSNRILEQGGPRPSEVLGEAILSTRGRIIRPKTLGQKQYVDAIDESTIVFGIGPAGTGKTYLAMAKAVQALQRREVNRIILTRPAVEAGERLGFLPGTLTDKIDPYLRPLYDALNEMMDPEAVPKLMASGTIEVAPLAYMRGRTLNDSFVVLDEAQNTTPEQMKMFLTRLGFGTRMVVTGDITQVDLPGGTSGLRLVTRILDGVDDIHFARLTSEDVVRHTLVGRIVDAYSAYDEKRTARRAELDEAHEFANRAERRGAARPGPRDRKPKRGIR; translated from the coding sequence ATGGTGCGCCTGCTCGGACCGCAGGATCGTCTGCTGCGGATGGTCGAGAAGGAGCATCCCGCGGTCGACGTGCACGTTCGCGGGAACGAGATCACCCTCACGGGCGTCGCCGCGTCGGTCCGTGCGGCTCGCGCCCTCGTCGACGAGCTCCTGCAGCTGACGCGCGACGGCCACGACCTCGGCCCCTCCGACATCGCGACGTCGAACCGGATCCTCGAGCAGGGCGGACCGCGCCCGAGCGAGGTGCTGGGCGAGGCGATCCTCTCCACGCGCGGCAGGATCATCCGCCCCAAGACGCTCGGCCAGAAGCAGTACGTCGACGCCATCGACGAGAGCACCATCGTGTTCGGCATCGGTCCCGCCGGTACGGGGAAGACCTATCTCGCGATGGCGAAGGCCGTCCAGGCGCTGCAGCGACGCGAGGTCAACCGCATCATCCTCACGCGTCCGGCCGTCGAGGCGGGGGAGCGGCTGGGGTTCCTGCCCGGGACGCTCACGGACAAGATCGACCCGTACCTGCGCCCGCTGTACGACGCCCTCAACGAGATGATGGACCCCGAGGCGGTGCCCAAGCTCATGGCGAGCGGCACGATCGAGGTCGCCCCCCTCGCCTACATGCGCGGCCGTACCCTGAACGACTCCTTCGTCGTGCTCGACGAGGCGCAGAACACCACGCCCGAGCAGATGAAGATGTTCCTCACCCGTCTCGGCTTCGGCACGCGGATGGTCGTCACGGGCGACATCACGCAGGTCGACCTCCCCGGCGGCACGTCGGGGCTGCGGCTCGTGACGCGCATCCTCGACGGGGTCGACGACATCCACTTCGCGCGGCTGACGAGCGAGGACGTCGTGCGCCACACGCTCGTCGGCCGCATCGTCGACGCCTACAGCGCGTACGACGAGAAGCGCACGGCGCGTCGCGCCGAGCTCGACGAGGCCCATGAGTTCGCCAATCGCGCGGAGCGCCGTGGTGCCGCGCGCCCCGGTCCGCGCGACCGCAAGCCGAAGCGAGGCATCCGATGA
- the era gene encoding GTPase Era, giving the protein MPDQSQAESRSGFVTFVGRPNVGKSTLMNALVGEKVAITSEKPQTTRRAIRGILNRPGGQLIVVDTPGIHKPRTLLGQRLNDLVESVLGDVDAIAFCVPAVEKVGPGDRRIAASLDGYPGARKVAIVTKTDAASHEEIMERLLEVDALREDWAAVIPLSSVTGERLEVLSDELLALMPAGPPLYPDDIVTDESVEDRVAEIIREAALEGVRDELPHSIAVTVADIAPREGNPALTDVYADLVVERDSQKAIIIGHRGTRLKDVGSRARTALEPLLGTRVFLSLHVRVAKEWQRDPKQLRRLGF; this is encoded by the coding sequence ATGCCTGACCAGAGCCAGGCGGAGTCGCGCAGCGGCTTCGTCACCTTCGTCGGACGCCCGAACGTGGGCAAGTCGACGCTCATGAACGCGCTCGTCGGGGAGAAGGTGGCCATCACGAGCGAGAAGCCGCAGACGACCCGCCGCGCGATCCGCGGCATCCTCAACCGCCCCGGCGGACAGCTCATCGTCGTCGACACGCCCGGCATCCACAAGCCGCGCACGCTGCTCGGGCAACGGCTGAACGACCTCGTCGAGTCGGTGCTGGGCGACGTCGACGCGATCGCCTTCTGCGTGCCCGCGGTCGAGAAGGTCGGGCCGGGCGACCGGCGGATCGCGGCGTCGCTCGACGGGTACCCGGGTGCGAGGAAGGTCGCGATCGTCACCAAGACGGATGCGGCCTCCCATGAGGAGATCATGGAGCGGCTGCTGGAGGTGGATGCCCTCCGAGAGGACTGGGCCGCCGTCATCCCGCTGTCGTCGGTCACGGGCGAGCGGCTGGAGGTGCTCTCGGACGAGCTCCTCGCGCTCATGCCCGCCGGCCCGCCGCTCTACCCCGACGACATCGTCACGGACGAGTCGGTCGAGGACCGCGTCGCGGAGATCATCCGGGAGGCCGCGCTCGAGGGCGTGCGCGACGAGCTGCCGCACTCCATCGCGGTGACGGTGGCCGACATCGCGCCGCGCGAGGGCAATCCCGCGCTCACCGACGTCTACGCCGACCTCGTCGTCGAGCGCGACAGCCAGAAGGCGATCATCATCGGTCACCGGGGCACGCGCCTGAAGGACGTCGGATCCCGCGCCCGAACGGCGCTCGAGCCGCTGCTCGGCACGCGGGTGTTCCTCTCGCTGCACGTGCGCGTCGCGAAGGAGTGGCAGCGCGACCCGAAGCAGCTGCGCCGGCTCGGCTTCTAG